GTCGCGTCCTCGATGCCGAAGGCGCCCTTGTAGGCCAGAAACACCTTGAAGGAGGTCATGCCGTCCGCGACCAGCTCGCGCAGCGTTTGCTCGGTGCCCTCGTCCCAGCGCGTCACGCCGATGTGGAAGGTGTAGTCGCAGGCGCTATTTCCGGCGGCCATCTGAGACCAGATGTTCCAGCCGTCCCGCAGTTCCTCGCTTCCGGCGGGAGCCAGCATCTCGATAAAGGTGGTGGTGCCGCCGATCAGCGCGGCCTGACTGGCCGTGGCGTGGGTATCCTTGGCAAACGTCCCCATGAACGGCAGATGGATATGCACGTGCGGATCGATAAAACCGGGAAAGATGTACTTGCCGGTCGCGTCGATGGTTTCGGTGCCCTCCGGTGCGCTCAGGTTCTCGCCGATGAGCGAGATGGTCTCGCCCTCGATCAGCACGTCTGCCGTGTACTGCTTCTCTGCCGTGACGATCTCGCCGTTCTTGATGAGCAGGGTCATAGTTACGTCCTCGCAGGATGCGTTCGGGATGGATAACGCCACGCGCCGACCAGGGGTCAGGCTGCCGGCGTCAATGAATCTCGATGCCCTGCTCTGCGCGGTAGGCCATCATGGCGTCCCAGCTGGTGGCAATTTCGGGGCGCTGGGCGGTCAGGGCGTCCCAACAGATGTTCTGCTGGGTGCTGGGAACGCTGACCATGGTGATGCAGCCGTCCACCGGGCAGACGTTGGCACACAGCGCGCAGCCCACGCAGTCCGGCTCGCGCACGACAGGTATGGGACGCGTGTCGGCCACCGCCTTGCCGTTGACTCGCACGTCGTAGCCGGGATTCACCCTCGCCCCATTTCCGGCCACCAGATCAATGCACTGGTGGGCTGTATCGTTGCAGGCCACGTAACACAGATTGCACTGGATGCACTTGTCGGGATCGATGCGCGCGACCGCCTGATAGCCCAGATCGAGTTCGCCGAAGGTGCTGACCTGCGGCAGCGCCCGGCCCGAGACGTCGGCAATGGTGGCAAAGCCCTTGTCGTCCATCCAGTTGCCCAGGCCGTCGATCATGTCCTCCACGATGCGGTAGCCGTAGTGCATGGCGGCGGTGCACACCTGCACGGCCCCTGCGCCCAGCAGCAGGAACTCCGCGGCGTCCTTCCAGGTGACGATCCCGCCCATTCCGCACACCGGGACGCCGCTTTTCAGCACCTGGGTGTCGGTCAGCAATTCGGTGAGCATGTTCAGCGCAATCGGCTTGACCGCTGGCCCCGCGTAGCCGCCGTGTGTGCCGCGCCCACCAATGTTGGGCGTGATCTGCAGGGTGTCGAGGTCAACGCTCATCACCGAATTGATGGTGTTGATCAGGCTCAATGCGTTTGCCCCACCCGCGATGGCGGCGTGCGCGGGCTCGGTGATGCGGGTGACGTTGGGCGTCAGCTTGACGATCACCGGCAATCTGGTGATTGAAGTCACCCAGTGCGTGTTCAGCTCGCACATCTCCGGCACCTGCCCCACCGCCGCGCCCATGCCGCGCTCGGACATGCCCTGGGGGCAGCCGTAATTGAGTTCGATGCCATCCGCCCCGGTATCCTCGATCTGCATGACGATCTCGCGCCACGCTTCGGGCGAGGCGTCCACCATCGCGGACACGATCACGGCG
The genomic region above belongs to Deinococcus humi and contains:
- the preA gene encoding NAD-dependent dihydropyrimidine dehydrogenase subunit PreA, which produces MADLSVNFAGIRAPNPFWLASAPPTNSGAQIHRAFEHGWGGAVWKTIGAPVLNISNRYGGLSIAGQRLLAINNVELISDRPLDVNLREIAEIKRLWPDRAVIVSAMVDASPEAWREIVMQIEDTGADGIELNYGCPQGMSERGMGAAVGQVPEMCELNTHWVTSITRLPVIVKLTPNVTRITEPAHAAIAGGANALSLINTINSVMSVDLDTLQITPNIGGRGTHGGYAGPAVKPIALNMLTELLTDTQVLKSGVPVCGMGGIVTWKDAAEFLLLGAGAVQVCTAAMHYGYRIVEDMIDGLGNWMDDKGFATIADVSGRALPQVSTFGELDLGYQAVARIDPDKCIQCNLCYVACNDTAHQCIDLVAGNGARVNPGYDVRVNGKAVADTRPIPVVREPDCVGCALCANVCPVDGCITMVSVPSTQQNICWDALTAQRPEIATSWDAMMAYRAEQGIEIH